Part of the Sorghum bicolor cultivar BTx623 chromosome 1, Sorghum_bicolor_NCBIv3, whole genome shotgun sequence genome, GAGGTCCGTCACGGCCTGCTGCCGCAGGAAGTCTGGCCCCGTCGTGATGCACGTGTTGGTGCCGATGTCGACGCCCAGCGACTGGCTCATGGCGCGCAGCACCCGCACCTTGAGCACCCCCGGCAGCGCCGCCAGCGGCGTGTTGTCGAACATCTGCACGCCCCGCACGAAGCACCGCGTCGGGTCGCTGAACTCGTTCTGCATCACCGCCTCGTACGGGTACTTGACCAGCGACAGGTAGTGGAACCAGAGCCAGTACTTGGGGATGCGGTCCCGGTTGATGAAGAAGCCGCTGAAGAGGAGGAAGTAGGCCAGCGTCGACACCACCACGGGGAACCCCAGCATCACGTTCGTCACCACGCCGGAGAGGAACGTCGCGAACCCGGAGCCGGCCCAGAAGGAGGCCAGCACGATGGccacgaagaagaagaagccgtcGGCGCCTCCCGCCAGGCCCACGGCGAAGAACGTGGTGAGCGCGAACGCGAAGGAGAGCACGATCAGCGACGGGAAGCCGACGATGGTGTGGGAGAGCACGTACGAGGACCGCCGGTACGCGTTGTAGGCCGTCTCCCGGAGGAAGATGTAGCGCTCGTTGAGGAACACGGGGAGCGAGTCGGAGCAGGTGTAGAACATGGTGGACATGGCGATGGCGAAGAAGCCCAGGCGCTCCTCCACTCCCTTGGGGGAGTCGTCCAGCCGCCAGAAGATGGTCGCCAGGATGAACCCCGTCACCATCACGGCCGCTAGGCGGATGATGAAGATCTCCGGCGTGCGCTTCGTGCTGAGGAACGCGCGGCGGGTGAGGACGCCCATCTCCACCCAGAACGGGTTCGCGAACTTGGACACCggggccgccggcgccgccaacATCCCTGGCGAATGCACCGACACGGATCCGTCGGTCGCGCCGGACACGAGCTTCCCGCGAGAGATGCTGGCGCTGATGGCCTCCTTCAGGGACAGCGACGGCTTCTCGCCGTGCCCGTCGTGGTGCTTCGCCTTGGGAGCCATGCGCGTCTGCCATTTCTTGTTGTGCTCGACGAGATCCCTGGCCCCTTGCGGCATGGTCTCCAGCTCCCTGATGAGGTCGAGCGCGAACTCCGTAGGGTTCTCGTTGCCAGGGATGGGCTTGCCGAAGTCGTTGAAGAAGGACGGCAGCGCGCGTGGCGAGCCGTAGTACACCGTCTGGCCGCGGGAGAGGAACAGGaggcggtcgaggaggccgaggATGCGGTAGCTCGGCTGGTGGATGGACATGACCACCACGCTGCCGCTCTGCGCGATGCGCTGCAGCACCTTGACCACCATGAACGCGCTGGTGGAGTCGAGCCCGGAGGTGGGCTCGTCGAGGAACAGGACGATGGGGTCGTGGATGATGTCCACGCCgatggacacgcggcggcgctcCCCGCCGGACACGCCGCGGTGGCCCTCGTCGCCGATGATGGTGTTGGCCGCGTTGCGCAGGCCGAGCTGGTCGATGAGCGCCTGCACgcgcttcttcttctccttggttGGCAGAGAGCGTGGCAGGCGGAACTCGGCGGCGAACATGAGCGTCTCCTCCACGGTGAGCATCGGGTACAGGAGGTCGTCCTGCATGACGTACGCGGAGATCACCTTGAGCAGGTTGCTGTCCAGCGACTCCCCGTTGAGCGTCACGGAGCCGTGGAGGCTCTCCTTGACGATGCGGTTGGCGAGCGCGTCGATGAGCGTGCTCTTGCCGGAGCCGCTGGCGCCGAGCACCGCCATGATCTCGCCCTCCCGGGCCTCGCCGGAGATGTTATCCAGCAGCGTCTTCATCCGGGGCACCTCAGGCTCGGTCGGCTCCCTGCCCCCGCGGCCGAACGGCAGCGCCGGCAGACACGGTCCCTTCTTCCGCTGCTTGACGCTGTACGTGAGGTCCGTGAACTTGAGCACGAACGGCAGGAGCGTCCCGTCGCTGCCGCGGTCGCGGTCGCCGCCGCGCATGCGCTCGCTCAGGTCGCTGCCGGTGGAGCCCGGCACGGAGCCGCCCAGCTCGATGGTGTAGTGCGAGTGCGTAGGCGAGGACGTGGGCGACGAGGCGTCGCTGCGCGCCTCGTTGACGCGCTTCAGCAGCTGCGCGAGCGTGAACGACGACTGCTTCGCCGGCGGCGACGGCTGCGGCTGCATGAGCAGGCCGCTGTGGTgcggctggtggtggtggtgcatgTGCAGGAGGCCGTTCCGCGGGATGTCCCCGGCCTCCTCCATCGGCGACGACCTCCGGTCAAAGAACGGCAGCTTGTCGACGAACCGCGACATGGCGCCGCACTGATCAACACGTACGTGCTCCTCCCCTCCCCCTCACCGCCGGCCGGCACCCCACCTCGCTGCCTGCCGCGGCGAGCGAGAAAGAGAGAGATAGACAGACGTGTTAGTTCTCGATCGGCGTTGTCCTGGATTCTGAGGATCACACGGCTAGTAACCATTCTTATAGCTCCTCACTGGAGCAGTCAAAAGCGGCGCTAGGTTGGTGAAGGGAGATTGGCTGCCCGCGGGCCCCGCTCTGGGTTTTTTTCTCGCTGTTAGTTGAAATCGGTTAAGTTGCCGCGGCCATGGATGTGAGGAACCAAGGAGGAGACGGGGGGGTTAGCTTGGGTTTAGGAGAGGGGGTCAAGGCGGTGGGTGCGGTGGGTGGAGCTCCTTTCGCCCTCAccgtgcctgcctgcctgcgtgCGCGCAAGTTTTGGCGCGCGAGGTGGTTAAGCGTCCCTCGCCCAAAGTTCACCAAATGGGCAGCTAACAGCACCGTAGCAGTAGCAGAGCACCGGGCTATGCGCAAAAGTATGCCAAAGAACGCATGGAGGGTTGGGGGAATGGTGTGAGGTGTTGGCCAAAGTCAAGAAATGTCGTAGGGGCAAAACAAATTGTAATCACTCGTTTTTGAAGCAGCACATTTATTAGATTGATCAATCCACCTTTAATGTTTTGGTGCCAGGCTCACAATAGATGAGCTAAACTATGTCTGTGTTTGGATGTGTTTGTCTCATGGCGTTTTTTTTTTTACCGATGACTCTAAAATGTGTACCATTTCTAGATCTTAGAGGCTaaggcctgtttagtttcccgtccaaaattttttcatctatcccatcaaatctttggacacatgcatgaaacattaaatgtacataaaaaataaactaattacacattttggttcaaaatcgcgagatgaatcttttaagcctagttactccatgattagccttaagtgctacagtaacctacatgtgctaatgatagattaattatgcttaatagatttgtcttgcagttttctgacgagctatgtaatttatttttttattagtttctaaaaacactcccgacatccttccgacacatccgatgtgacacccaaaaaattttcatcagccatctaaacagggcctaagaacTTTGTTCCCTTATCTAAAAAATCCACCTTTAATTGTTCAGTAGCTCATTATTTGTCTCGATCGTATCAAGTAGGATTGTTTCGGTTGTGCTAAATCTATAGTTTGGGACATGCTTGTACCACGTGATATTGGCCTATTATGAATTGGTGACTACTATTACATGTTACTTATATGTGACGTGCACCTTAACTATATATCCAAAGTTTACGGAATTTTGAAATTGACTCGCTTATCCCTTTTAGCAACGTGTTGTTAGGTCTTAGGTGCGAGCTGCCTTGCATGTCGTGTCGCTGACTTGTTTAACCTAGCAGACCACGTTATGGGCTGCCGCCGGCTGCCGCTTTCGTTGGAAATCGCGGTCCGCCAAGTTTGCACGTCTGGTTTCTTGTTGCAACGGTGGAGGAGCGCGCGGTCACGCGGCATGTTTGATACGTGGGCTGGGGGACGGAGGCGCGGAGCCTGAGGTGGTGAACAAATCGCCATCTACCTATCCGTATCTCAACGCCCTAGGTCAtaccagcaggcagcagcagtgTACGCTGTGGTCAGTCACTGACAAAACAGAATTCAGAATTTTAGTCCTTTCTCACGGCTGATGCACGTAGAAAAATTCAGAATTTCAGTACGCAGAGGTAAAAAAAAAGATGTTTCCGATGAAAAATAAAATGGGATGGAATCAAATGAATGCAGCCAATGCTTTTCGAACAAGCTGTTACGATCATAGTCTGACCAACACTAGCTCCTTGCTGTGAATAGATTGGTCCGACCAACACTTTTATTCTAACCAAGTCAACCATAAGTTGACCAGCACTATCTATTTTGCGGTTTTCAAGAGCTCTTTTAAAATTCAGAGTCTTCCTCGCACCAGTTTCAGTGAGAACTTTATCACAAAGTTATTAAGACTGTTAAGCTTTTATGTTGATGACTGTAAATCTGTGTTCTGTGATAAAAAGTTTTATCTAGataaaactatatgaaactttaTCTATATCTCTCTCTAAAATTAATCTGTCAAGTCATCAAATTTACTGACATATCAAAAAagttaaatgtaaataaaattcAAGAAAAACTAGCCTCAAGAAATAAAGGAAACACTAGGATTTTCAGatgatgtactccctccatatccaTAAAACAAGTCGTTTTGGAAAATGGCACGGTCTCCAAAGTCTAACTTtgactttttgttttttataaaaatatttatcaaaaagtgctataaatatatttttgtgaaagtatttttaagacaaatctattcatatggtttttatatttttaaactcaaaaacttaaaagttattcatgatttataatcCTAATGTTTGAtccaaaccttgtccaaaataaCTTGTTTTATGGGTACAGAGGGAGTACTACTCAAAGCTTCTAGCATAGTATAAGTAATAACGCAGTGAACATGggaaatagaagtatgtgcggTTTCAGCACATCTTCAAGATTCTAGTTCGATCAATTTCTTGTTGGCACGGTAATGGTACTAGTTGAAAGTTGAACAAAAAAGAATGTATGCCCATTTCATGTTTTGATCCAGCTCATGATAGGCATAGACGCTTAGAGGCTGTTTGTTTCCACCAGGCCTGTTTGTTTGCCTGGCCCAGCTCGGAGTCAGCCCCACACGGGGTTTAAAGGAGCATGGGCTAGGGCCCAGAGAAACGAAATACGTTTTTTTTTCGAGCTCGGCTCGATCCAGCCTAGGAAGCTTTGCCTTCCGTCACCTCCCAGTCGGCCAGTCCCAGGCGCTTTGCGCGTTCTCACCTTCCGCCCGCACGCGAGGCCAAGGCCGCCGCCGCTCGTGCTTGTTCGCGCTCGCCGCCGAGGCGAagtctgccgccgccgccgcgctcgccATTCGTGGTCACTTTCCAATCCCATGGGCGACCCGCACCTCCTCTCCTCCGCCCACCCCAACGCTGCCGCCTCCGCCTCGGCTCGAAAACACCCTGGCCCCATCGACGAGCGCCTCGCCGCGTCCGACCCTTCCCC contains:
- the LOC8081460 gene encoding LOW QUALITY PROTEIN: ABC transporter G family member 5 (The sequence of the model RefSeq protein was modified relative to this genomic sequence to represent the inferred CDS: inserted 1 base in 1 codon); the encoded protein is MVTSRVILRIQDNADRELTRLSISLFLARRGRQRGGVPAGGEGEXEEHVRVDQCGAMSRFVDKLPFFDRRSSPMEEAGDIPRNGLLHMHHHHQPHHSGLLMQPQPSPPAKQSSFTLAQLLKRVNEARSDASSPTSSPTHSHYTIELGGSVPGSTGSDLSERMRGGDRDRGSDGTLLPFVLKFTDLTYSVKQRKKGPCLPALPFGRGGREPTEPEVPRMKTLLDNISGEAREGEIMAVLGASGSGKSTLIDALANRIVKESLHGSVTLNGESLDSNLLKVISAYVMQDDLLYPMLTVEETLMFAAEFRLPRSLPTKEKKKRVQALIDQLGLRNAANTIIGDEGHRGVSGGERRRVSIGVDIIHDPIVLFLDEPTSGLDSTSAFMVVKVLQRIAQSGSVVVMSIHQPSYRILGLLDRLLFLSRGQTVYYGSPRALPSFFNDFGKPIPGNENPTEFALDLIRELETMPQGARDLVEHNKKWQTRMAPKAKHHDGHGEKPSLSLKEAISASISRGKLVSGATDGSVSVHSPGMLAAPAAPVSKFANPFWVEMGVLTRRAFLSTKRTPEIFIIRLAAVMVTGFILATIFWRLDDSPKGVEERLGFFAIAMSTMFYTCSDSLPVFLNERYIFLRETAYNAYRRSSYVLSHTIVGFPSLIVLSFAFALTTFFAVGLAGGADGFFFFVAIVLASFWAGSGFATFLSGVVTNVMLGFPVVVSTLAYFLLFSGFFINRDRIPKYWLWFHYLSLVKYPYEAVMQNEFSDPTRCFVRGVQMFDNTPLAALPGVLKVRVLRAMSQSLGVDIGTNTCITTGPDFLRQQAVTDLTKWDCLWITVAWGFLFRILFYISLLLGSRNKRR